A stretch of the Chitinophagaceae bacterium genome encodes the following:
- a CDS encoding SBBP repeat-containing protein codes for MKNKLYTTCQFRIFKFYALFAIYFLPAFFLFLSANAQTAQWVKQGGTGGITNGVSSDANGNCYATGMVSNPAVFDNISIPCNAADIFLAKYDQGGTITTLKLAGGELLDQGNEIATDAEGNSYIAGYIQTNSLHPSVSFGNLSFNGHGDYDWFIAKYDVNGNVIWAKVEGSTAGDQANSVALDGNGNVYVTGFFSGTMTVNGITITSSGLFDVFIAKYDSNGTLAWLKRAGGSGSDNAYGITCDSNGDIAITGEFQNTASFGSNQVTALGLGDAFIAKYAASGTNSWVRRGGGNVSFVTDHGQSVATDALNNFYITGDFTGTATFDNLTATSNNVSYADMYVAKYNSNGIIQWLQHGGGVHADRGYTVAVDLAGNSFVSGFADSGPGVVFDTITLPPLGNEYIYLAKYNPAGSVLSVKQYAAGSGQDIHVLNNGCMFFGGGVSLNNNGNEFDNINLEFVDRPAFTGKFCEASPVCATPSGFSVTKITSSSAKINWSNATGAVSYLVQYRKTGVTKWKTKAAAGTSKKLINLTPSTSYDYHVASVCTGDTSAYSAIQNFTTAPLRTGEIIEIPAEMAIFPNPSHGSFTIHATGLQDHVTIEVIDVIGKIIYRNELFHTDGEIEQQVQLTGEITGMAFVRIINGQKLVTKAILLQ; via the coding sequence ATGAAAAACAAATTATACACTACTTGTCAGTTCCGGATTTTTAAATTTTACGCGCTGTTCGCGATTTATTTCCTTCCGGCTTTCTTTTTATTTCTATCAGCAAATGCACAAACCGCACAATGGGTAAAGCAGGGTGGCACCGGTGGAATCACCAATGGCGTAAGCAGCGATGCAAATGGGAATTGTTATGCTACAGGCATGGTGAGTAACCCTGCTGTATTCGATAACATCTCTATTCCCTGCAATGCAGCGGATATCTTTCTTGCAAAGTACGATCAGGGTGGCACCATCACTACTCTGAAACTGGCAGGCGGTGAGCTGCTCGACCAGGGAAATGAAATTGCCACTGATGCGGAGGGTAACTCTTATATCGCAGGTTATATCCAAACAAATTCATTACATCCAAGTGTTTCGTTCGGTAACCTTTCATTTAACGGACATGGTGATTATGACTGGTTCATTGCAAAATATGACGTGAATGGAAATGTAATATGGGCAAAAGTGGAAGGCAGCACTGCCGGTGATCAGGCCAACAGTGTGGCACTCGATGGGAACGGCAATGTATATGTAACCGGATTTTTTAGTGGCACCATGACCGTAAATGGAATCACCATAACAAGCTCAGGTTTATTTGATGTGTTCATTGCGAAGTATGATAGTAACGGCACTCTTGCCTGGTTAAAACGTGCAGGTGGTAGTGGTTCAGATAATGCTTACGGAATTACCTGTGATTCAAACGGAGATATTGCCATCACAGGAGAATTTCAAAACACTGCTTCTTTTGGTTCCAACCAGGTAACTGCATTGGGGCTCGGTGACGCATTCATTGCTAAATATGCTGCTTCCGGAACCAACTCTTGGGTGAGACGGGGTGGCGGCAACGTTTCTTTTGTCACTGATCACGGACAATCTGTAGCAACCGATGCCTTAAATAACTTTTATATAACAGGTGACTTCACCGGTACTGCAACATTTGATAATCTGACTGCAACAAGCAATAACGTGAGTTATGCCGACATGTATGTAGCAAAATATAATTCGAATGGCATCATTCAATGGCTGCAGCACGGTGGTGGTGTTCATGCAGACAGAGGATATACGGTTGCTGTTGATCTTGCAGGCAACAGTTTTGTAAGTGGTTTTGCAGACAGCGGTCCTGGCGTTGTGTTTGACACTATTACATTGCCACCTTTGGGAAATGAATACATCTACCTTGCAAAGTACAATCCCGCAGGATCTGTGTTATCGGTAAAACAATATGCAGCCGGTTCAGGTCAGGATATTCATGTATTAAATAATGGTTGTATGTTTTTTGGTGGTGGCGTATCTCTAAACAACAACGGAAATGAATTCGATAATATCAACCTGGAATTTGTTGATCGTCCTGCTTTTACAGGAAAATTTTGCGAAGCTTCTCCTGTATGCGCAACACCAAGTGGTTTCTCTGTCACAAAAATCACCTCTTCTTCAGCAAAGATAAATTGGAGCAATGCAACAGGCGCTGTAAGCTATCTTGTTCAATACCGTAAAACCGGTGTTACAAAATGGAAAACTAAAGCGGCTGCCGGAACATCAAAAAAACTGATCAACCTCACTCCTTCCACTTCTTATGATTACCATGTTGCTTCAGTGTGTACAGGTGACACCAGCGCGTATTCTGCGATTCAAAATTTCACAACTGCCCCACTTCGTACCGGAGAGATAATTGAGATTCCTGCAGAGATGGCTATTTTTCCAAATCCAAGCCATGGATCTTTTACCATTCATGCAACAGGACTTCAGGATCATGTAACCATTGAAGTAATTGACGTGATAGGAAAAATCATTTACAGGAATGAACTGTTCCATACTGATGGAGAAATAGAACAACAAGTTCAACTTACCGGAGAGATAACTGGGATGGCATTCGTGAGAATAATCAACGGACAAAAACTGGTAACGAAGGCGATACTTCTTCAGTAA